In Monodelphis domestica isolate mMonDom1 chromosome 4, mMonDom1.pri, whole genome shotgun sequence, one DNA window encodes the following:
- the KLHL23 gene encoding kelch-like protein 23, which translates to MALKGQEDYVYLFKDPSHPLDFLEAFRTFYLDGLFTDITLQCPSGGIFHCHKAVLAACSNYFKAMFTADMKEKFKNKIKLPGIHHEVLEGLINYAYTSQIRITQRNVQSLLEAADLLQFFPVKKACEQFLVRHLDVDNCIGMHSFAEFHVCPELEKESRRMLLSRFKEVWQQEEFLEISSEKLFFILSRKNLSVWKEETVIEPVIKWTAHDVEKRIEGIYDLLSYIEIDIDQMYLKTALSLQRRHLLTENKLRALIYNALSPMHKEVSQRSTATMYVIGGYYWHPLSEVHIWDPLINVWIQGAEIPDYTRESYGVTSLGPNIYVTGGYRTDNIEALDTVWIYNSETDEWTEGSPMLNARYYHCAVTLSGCVYALGGYRKGAPAEEAEFYDPLKKKWIPIANMIKGVGNATACVLREIIYVIGGHCGYRGSCTYDKVQSYNSDINEWSLVTSSPHPEYGLCSIPLENKLYLVGGQTTIAECYDPEQNEWTEIAPMMERRMECGAVIMNGCIYVTGGYSYSKGTYLQSIEKYDPELNKWEIVGNLPSAMRSHGCVSVYNV; encoded by the exons ATGGCACTTAAAGGGCAGGAAGATTATGTCTATCTTTTCAAAGATCCGTCTCATCCTTTGGATTTCTTGGAAGCATTCAGAACATTCTACCTGGATGGCTTATTTACTGATATTACACTTCAGTGTCCTTCAGGCGGTATCTTCCATTGTCATAAGGCTGTTTTAGCTGCTTGTAGCAATTATTTTAAAGCAATGTTCACAGCTGACatgaaagaaaagtttaaaaataaaataaaactgcctGGGATCCACCATGAAGTTTTAGAAGGTCTTATAAATTATGCATACACTTCACAAATCAGAATAACCCAAAGAAATGTTCAAAGCCTCCTCGAAGCAGCAGACTTACTGCAATTTTTTCCTGTAAAGAAAGCTTGTGAGCAATTTTTAGTAAGGCACCTTGATGTTGATAATTGCATAGGAATGCATTCCTTTGCAGAATTTCATGTGTGTCCAGAATTAGAGAAGGAATCCAGAAGGATGCTTTTATCAAGGTTCAAGGAAGTATGGCAACAAGAAGAATTTCTTGAAATCAGCAGTGaaaaattattcttcattttatccaGAAAGAATCTAAGTGTTTGGAAAGAAGAAACTGTCATAGAACCAGTTATTAAATGGACAGCACATGATGTGGAAAAGCGAATTGAAGGCATTTATGATTTACTAAgctatatagaaatagatatagatcAAATGTATTTAAAGACTGCTTTGAGTCTTCAGAGGAGACACTTGCTAACTGAAAACAAGCTAAGAGCTTTAATATATAATGCTCTAAGTCCCATGCATAAGGAGGTTTCCCAGAGGTCCACAGCTACTATGTATGTAATTGGAGGCTATTATTGGCATCCTTTATCAGAGGTTCACATTTGGgatcctttaataaatgtttggattCAGGGAGCAGAAATACCAGATTATACCAGAGAAAGCTATGGTGTTACGAGTTTGGGACCCAACATTTATGTTACAGGTGGTTACAGGACAGATAACATAGAAGCCCTTGACACTGTCTGGATCTATAATAGTGAAACTGATGAATGGACTGAAGGCTCCCCAATGCTTAATGCAAGATACTATCACTGTGCAGTTACCTTAAGTGGTTGTGTCTATGCCTTGGGGGGTTATAGAAAAGGAGCTCCAGCAGAAGAAGCAGAGTTCTAtgatcctttaaaaaagaaatggattccTATTGCAAATATGATTAAAG GTGTGGGAAATGCTACTGCCTGTGTCTTACGGGAAATCATCTATGTCATTGGAGGCCACTGTGGTTACAGGGGAAGCTGCACTTATGATAAAGTCCAGAGTTACAACTCAGACATCAATGAATGGAGTCTAGTCACCTCTAGCCCACATCCAG aatatGGATTGTGTTCAATTCCATTAGAAAATAAGCTATATCTTGTTGGTGGACAAACCACAATCGCAGAATGCTATGACCCTGAACAAAATGAATGGACAGAGATAGCTCCTATGATGGAAAGGAGAATGGAGTGTGGTGCTGTCATCATGAATGGATGTATCTATGTAACTGGTGGATATTCCTACTCAAAAGGAACATATCTTCAGAGCATTGAGAAATATGATCCTGAACTTAATAAATGGGAAATAGTGGGTAATCTTCCTAGTGCCATGCGTTCACATGGAtgtgtttctgtgtataatgtataA